The Aureispira anguillae genome contains a region encoding:
- a CDS encoding PorP/SprF family type IX secretion system membrane protein, with translation MKRFILLTLVVWTMGTVANAQQEAMFTKYMFNPLPFNPAITGTTGALDMVLLHRHQWFGLEGAPLTQHFSIHSPLKIGKENENASVGGYLGHDQIGATRTFTGYVTFSYRLRLNNPKKKNRIIYLNIGISGGVGNWSANYSDLNLDDTNDPSFQNLTPNIWLPNFGAGLYLYSKMWYVGISAPKLWSNTMRARTQTENQNLPISQEYRHYYLTFGGAIKINDNFVIRPSFLLKNVGLFVAKNSQNDVGAPTEFNVDLGILLMKRFWIGTSFRSSVEAVIGQGSSYDSIDFWMGMRLKNGIRFGLAYDYPLNAMAGPGIGSYEVMLGYDLFKTKELEDGGKIIDPRYLNF, from the coding sequence ATGAAAAGATTTATATTACTCACGTTGGTTGTATGGACTATGGGGACTGTTGCAAATGCACAGCAAGAGGCCATGTTCACCAAATACATGTTTAATCCCCTTCCTTTTAATCCTGCAATTACAGGAACTACTGGAGCATTGGATATGGTCTTGTTGCACAGGCACCAATGGTTTGGTTTAGAAGGGGCTCCGTTGACCCAACATTTTTCGATTCATTCTCCACTCAAAATCGGCAAAGAAAATGAAAATGCTTCTGTCGGAGGCTATTTGGGACACGATCAGATTGGAGCAACTAGAACCTTTACAGGTTATGTTACCTTTAGCTATCGTTTGAGGTTAAACAACCCTAAAAAGAAAAATAGAATTATCTATTTGAATATTGGTATTTCTGGAGGTGTTGGAAATTGGTCGGCAAATTATTCAGACCTAAATTTAGATGATACAAACGATCCTTCTTTTCAAAATTTAACGCCAAACATTTGGTTGCCCAATTTTGGAGCAGGGCTTTATCTGTATTCTAAAATGTGGTATGTTGGTATTTCTGCTCCCAAGCTTTGGTCTAATACCATGCGTGCTCGTACACAAACAGAAAATCAGAACCTGCCAATTTCTCAAGAGTACCGTCATTACTATTTGACGTTTGGTGGTGCTATTAAAATCAATGACAATTTTGTAATTCGACCATCGTTTTTACTAAAAAATGTTGGTCTTTTTGTTGCAAAAAATAGCCAAAATGACGTAGGGGCTCCTACTGAATTTAATGTTGATTTGGGGATTTTGTTGATGAAGCGTTTTTGGATTGGAACATCTTTCCGTTCTTCTGTTGAAGCGGTTATTGGTCAAGGGTCTTCTTATGATTCTATTGATTTTTGGATGGGAATGCGTCTTAAAAATGGTATTCGATTTGGGTTGGCTTATGATTATCCTTTAAATGCTATGGCGGGACCAGGGATTGGTTCTTATGAGGTGATGTTGGGCTATGACTTGTTTAAGACGAAAGAGCTAGAAGATGGAGGCAAAATCATTGACCCACGTTATTTAAATTTTTAA